The following coding sequences lie in one Candidatus Eremiobacterota bacterium genomic window:
- a CDS encoding UBP-type zinc finger domain-containing protein, whose product MTQHTDGIDTHAKPSGTGCLECQAEHGWWFHLRRCAQCGHIGCCDNSLGRHATAHFRTTGHPIIASFEPGEEWFYDYRTEQFVDGPALPAPRWHPDEQPVPGPAGRVPHDWQRRLS is encoded by the coding sequence ATGACGCAGCACACCGATGGCATAGACACACACGCAAAACCGTCCGGCACCGGATGCTTGGAGTGTCAGGCGGAACACGGTTGGTGGTTCCATCTGCGCCGATGCGCGCAGTGCGGACACATCGGCTGCTGCGACAACTCGCTAGGGAGGCACGCGACAGCGCATTTCCGCACGACCGGCCACCCTATCATTGCAAGCTTCGAACCGGGCGAAGAGTGGTTCTACGATTACCGGACCGAGCAATTCGTGGACGGTCCGGCGCTACCCGCGCCACGGTGGCATCCCGACGAGCAACCGGTGCCCGGTCCTGCAGGCCGTGTGCCTCATGACTGGCAGAGGCGGCTCAGCTAG
- a CDS encoding thiamine pyrophosphate-requiring protein, protein MTNSDFLLERLVEWGFYRVYGYPGDGINGILGAFDRIGDKLRFIQVRHEEMAAFMACAHAKFTGETGICLATSGPGAIHLLNGLYDAKMDHAPVVAIVGQAATTALGGSYQQEVDLQVLLQDVSEYVYTVSSAAALRHVIDRAVRTATGMRAVACVIVPKDLQEEKAVPDPPHQHNAMSSSVGYSAPVVVPARRDLLRAADALNAGSRVAIMVGQGAANATDEVIAVAEKLGAGIAKALLGKYVVPDDVPFVTGTLGLLGTRPSYELMTGCDTLLMVGTCYPYSEFLPKPGQARGIQIDIDPRNLGLRYPTEINLVGDSRETLAALLPLLEQKTDMSWRDSIVKSRTSWREGEEARAHIEGNPINPQLVFWELNERLPDKTILTGDAGTPTNWFARNIQMRAGMKSSLSGGLATMGSAVPYAIAAKFAYPDRVVIACAGDGAMQMNGMAELLTVKKYWKEWSDPRLIFLVLNNSDLNQVTWEMRVESGDPKYDASQNLPAFSYAQYADSIGLMGIRVERPEEIGPAWERALASDRPVVFDAVVDPNISQLPPHISLEQAHNLFSALWKGDPDEGSVIKDSIKSVLAAIVPHH, encoded by the coding sequence TTGACAAACAGTGATTTCCTCCTCGAGCGACTCGTGGAGTGGGGATTTTATCGCGTCTACGGGTACCCGGGTGACGGCATTAACGGGATCCTCGGAGCATTCGATCGCATCGGCGATAAACTGCGGTTCATCCAGGTTCGCCATGAAGAGATGGCAGCGTTCATGGCGTGCGCGCACGCGAAGTTTACCGGAGAAACCGGCATCTGCCTAGCGACCTCCGGGCCAGGCGCGATTCACTTGCTCAACGGTCTCTACGACGCCAAAATGGATCATGCTCCGGTCGTTGCTATCGTCGGCCAAGCGGCGACAACGGCGCTCGGCGGTTCGTATCAGCAGGAAGTTGATCTCCAAGTACTATTGCAGGACGTTAGCGAGTACGTCTATACGGTTTCTAGCGCGGCTGCGTTACGCCACGTTATCGACCGAGCAGTGCGCACCGCGACAGGGATGCGAGCCGTCGCCTGCGTGATCGTGCCGAAAGATTTGCAAGAAGAAAAGGCAGTTCCGGATCCGCCGCACCAGCACAACGCAATGAGTAGCAGCGTCGGGTACAGCGCGCCGGTCGTGGTTCCAGCGCGTCGCGATCTTTTGCGAGCGGCCGACGCGCTCAATGCAGGGTCACGGGTGGCGATAATGGTTGGCCAGGGCGCCGCAAATGCAACCGATGAGGTGATCGCCGTTGCCGAAAAGCTCGGAGCCGGAATCGCCAAAGCATTGCTGGGCAAGTACGTCGTGCCGGACGACGTTCCGTTTGTGACGGGGACCTTGGGCCTGCTCGGCACGCGCCCGAGCTACGAGCTGATGACGGGATGCGACACGCTCTTGATGGTCGGCACGTGTTATCCGTATTCGGAGTTCTTGCCCAAGCCGGGACAGGCGCGAGGCATCCAAATCGATATCGACCCCCGTAACCTTGGCTTGCGTTATCCGACCGAAATCAATTTGGTCGGCGACAGCCGCGAGACGCTCGCCGCGTTGCTGCCCTTGCTCGAGCAAAAAACGGATATGTCATGGCGCGATTCCATCGTGAAGAGCCGGACGAGTTGGCGTGAAGGCGAGGAAGCGCGAGCGCATATCGAGGGAAACCCGATCAATCCGCAGCTCGTATTTTGGGAACTCAACGAACGGCTTCCCGATAAGACGATCTTGACTGGCGACGCGGGGACGCCGACGAATTGGTTTGCGCGTAACATTCAAATGCGCGCCGGCATGAAGTCGTCGCTTTCCGGAGGCCTTGCGACAATGGGCTCCGCCGTGCCCTATGCGATTGCTGCAAAGTTTGCCTATCCCGATCGCGTCGTGATTGCATGCGCGGGTGACGGCGCGATGCAGATGAACGGCATGGCCGAACTCCTTACCGTTAAGAAATACTGGAAAGAGTGGAGCGATCCGCGGCTAATTTTCTTGGTCCTCAACAATTCCGATCTGAATCAAGTCACGTGGGAAATGCGCGTTGAGTCCGGCGATCCCAAATACGATGCCTCGCAGAACCTTCCAGCCTTCAGCTACGCGCAGTATGCCGATTCGATCGGGCTGATGGGAATTCGGGTCGAGCGACCAGAGGAGATCGGTCCCGCATGGGAACGGGCCTTAGCGTCGGATCGCCCTGTGGTCTTCGACGCGGTCGTCGACCCGAACATCTCGCAGCTTCCGCCCCACATCTCGCTCGAACAAGCGCACAATCTCTTCTCCGCGTTATGGAAAGGTGATCCCGACGAAGGGAGCGTTATCAAGGATTCGATCAAGAGCGTCTTGGCGGCCATCGTCCCCCACCACTAG
- a CDS encoding TonB-dependent receptor yields MLAALVFSVALAPTPSPGPSAKPARKYARAYKTIGHVTSRGRNQNLVGKVAAASVGTIDQEQIKTRPFLRPGEILEAIPSLLISQHSGEGKANQYYLRGFQLDHGTDLESTIAGTPINLPTHAHGQGYSDINWLIPELVSYVDYQKGPYYAPTGDFSTAGAYTLYYKNTLNAPITEFGLGTYGYSSMLVAASPRAGAGNILYAFQLYHDNGSFQRPDEYAKYNAVLKWSQSTENSDFSVTAMGYHGTFQSSDQIPQRLVSDGTLSPYGLIDPWDGGTTSRYSLASQWQRTDPNGVTQVNAFGFQQYLNLFSDFTYYLDDATDYYNVTRNPITCVAGYTTCNPGPTHVPAYISYCPANDVPGASRAPAHSVTPVSFVFACGDQREQLDRRFVSGINASRTFASAGNVTTTAGVGVRNDNIPTVGLFLVHDQIPYPDGTLSLAHVVERDAYAWVQSLIRVGSRLQLTPGLRADQYGINVGDSVSADSGRVNSGIVSPKFTAGYTLSPHQELYADWGESFHSNDARGVTDTLDPQTQAPYNALGQSVLQNTPLVRAVGLEFGFRYSRGGLNSTISLWQLHLNSELVFDGDAGVTSAGGPTMRRGIEFANFYQPRPWLTFDADIATSNARFLNNPEGLGTYVPESINVVTAAGITVDKPDFAASLRLRYFGPRVLDQAGDAVSAASVTYNAQGTWKTHRGYDLVADVFNIFNAQTNDVEYYYQSWLPQDAANPAFAKNAAVNPALGGAGVNDYVFHPGEKRTLRVTWVLHM; encoded by the coding sequence ATGCTGGCAGCCCTGGTCTTTAGCGTTGCCCTGGCGCCCACGCCAAGCCCTGGGCCCTCGGCAAAGCCGGCCCGGAAATATGCACGCGCATACAAGACGATCGGCCACGTCACCTCACGCGGGCGCAACCAGAATCTCGTCGGCAAGGTAGCGGCGGCATCGGTCGGTACGATCGATCAGGAGCAGATCAAGACGCGACCGTTCTTACGTCCGGGCGAGATCCTCGAAGCGATCCCCAGCCTTTTGATCAGTCAGCACAGTGGCGAAGGAAAGGCCAATCAATACTACCTGCGCGGCTTCCAACTTGATCACGGCACCGATCTGGAAAGCACAATCGCAGGAACGCCGATCAACCTTCCCACTCACGCCCATGGCCAAGGCTACTCTGACATCAATTGGCTCATCCCCGAACTCGTAAGCTACGTCGACTATCAAAAAGGGCCTTATTACGCGCCGACCGGCGATTTTTCGACTGCCGGAGCGTATACGTTGTATTACAAGAATACACTGAACGCACCGATTACGGAGTTCGGACTCGGTACCTACGGCTACAGTAGTATGCTTGTCGCCGCATCGCCGCGCGCCGGCGCCGGTAATATTCTTTATGCGTTTCAACTCTACCACGATAACGGCTCCTTCCAACGTCCCGACGAGTATGCGAAGTATAACGCCGTACTCAAATGGAGCCAGTCGACCGAAAACTCCGATTTCAGCGTCACCGCTATGGGGTATCATGGCACGTTTCAATCGAGCGACCAGATACCGCAGCGTCTGGTCAGCGACGGAACGCTGAGTCCCTACGGCCTGATTGACCCATGGGACGGCGGTACGACATCTCGATACTCTCTAGCGAGCCAGTGGCAGCGTACGGACCCGAACGGAGTTACGCAAGTGAATGCGTTTGGATTTCAACAGTACCTGAATCTGTTCTCGGATTTCACCTACTATCTCGACGACGCGACCGATTACTATAACGTAACGCGCAACCCGATCACGTGCGTTGCGGGGTATACGACTTGCAATCCAGGACCCACGCATGTGCCGGCCTATATCTCGTATTGCCCGGCGAACGACGTGCCCGGCGCGTCGCGCGCGCCGGCGCATTCAGTGACGCCCGTATCGTTTGTTTTCGCTTGCGGCGACCAGCGAGAACAGCTCGACCGCCGGTTTGTCTCGGGCATCAACGCTTCGCGTACCTTCGCCTCCGCCGGCAACGTGACAACCACGGCCGGAGTTGGGGTTCGCAACGATAACATACCAACGGTCGGCCTCTTTCTCGTTCACGACCAAATCCCATACCCGGATGGTACCCTCAGCCTCGCGCACGTCGTCGAGCGCGACGCCTACGCGTGGGTGCAGAGTTTGATACGCGTCGGTTCGCGATTGCAACTGACCCCCGGACTTCGGGCGGACCAATATGGGATCAATGTCGGCGACAGCGTTTCGGCAGACTCGGGTCGAGTGAATTCAGGAATCGTCAGCCCAAAGTTCACCGCGGGCTATACGCTTTCGCCGCATCAAGAGCTCTATGCCGATTGGGGCGAGAGTTTTCACAGCAATGACGCGCGCGGCGTCACTGACACGCTCGACCCGCAGACCCAAGCGCCGTACAACGCGCTTGGGCAGTCCGTTCTCCAGAACACGCCCTTGGTGCGCGCGGTTGGGCTCGAGTTCGGATTTCGCTACTCGCGTGGCGGCCTCAATAGCACGATCTCGCTATGGCAGTTGCACCTTAACTCGGAGCTCGTCTTCGACGGCGATGCGGGCGTCACGTCGGCCGGCGGTCCGACGATGCGGCGCGGCATCGAGTTCGCGAACTTCTATCAGCCTCGTCCATGGTTGACCTTTGACGCCGACATCGCTACGTCAAACGCGCGGTTTCTCAATAACCCCGAGGGACTCGGCACCTACGTTCCCGAGTCAATCAACGTGGTTACGGCGGCCGGCATCACCGTCGACAAACCCGACTTCGCGGCGAGCCTGCGCCTGCGGTATTTTGGGCCGCGGGTTCTCGATCAGGCGGGCGATGCGGTTTCCGCAGCGTCGGTAACGTATAACGCGCAGGGAACTTGGAAGACGCATCGGGGCTACGATCTCGTGGCGGACGTTTTCAACATCTTCAACGCGCAAACCAATGACGTCGAATATTACTACCAATCGTGGCTCCCTCAAGATGCCGCCAATCCGGCGTTCGCGAAAAACGCGGCCGTCAATCCGGCCCTTGGAGGCGCAGGAGTGAACGATTACGTTTTTCACCCGGGTGAAAAACGAACGCTCCGCGTCACTTGGGTTCTCCACATGTAG
- a CDS encoding redoxin domain-containing protein — translation MHLILAAALAANSIFVPLLRASDWIGPAPHGRDLAGKVVLIDVFTFDCINCKHVVPELRRLRAAIPPAELTIIGIHSPETPYERVRANVVQNLAAQGITWPVVLDNSFGLWRTYGIQYWPTQLLFDRHGKLRKTFIGEGQDELVATSVRELVAER, via the coding sequence ATGCACCTCATTCTGGCCGCGGCACTCGCGGCAAACAGCATCTTTGTTCCGCTCTTGCGCGCTTCGGATTGGATAGGGCCGGCGCCGCACGGCCGCGATCTCGCGGGAAAGGTCGTTCTGATCGACGTTTTTACGTTCGATTGCATCAATTGCAAGCACGTCGTTCCAGAATTGCGGCGGTTGCGCGCCGCAATTCCGCCCGCAGAGCTAACCATCATCGGGATTCACAGCCCCGAAACTCCCTACGAACGGGTGCGTGCAAACGTCGTCCAAAATCTGGCGGCGCAAGGCATCACATGGCCCGTTGTTCTCGATAATTCTTTCGGCCTATGGCGCACGTATGGGATCCAGTACTGGCCCACGCAGCTGCTTTTCGACCGGCATGGGAAACTGCGCAAAACATTCATCGGGGAAGGTCAGGACGAACTCGTCGCTACTAGCGTTCGCGAACTGGTGGCTGAACGCTAA